Proteins encoded in a region of the Ralstonia pseudosolanacearum genome:
- a CDS encoding 2-dehydropantoate 2-reductase → MTRICIVGAGAVGGYLGARLAQAGEAVNVLARGATLQALQSVGLCLTEDGVTQTLLVHATDAATALGVQDVVIVAVKAPALENVAAGIAPLIGPDTCVVAAMNGVPWWFFERSGPLQGLRLQAVDPHGRIARAIPIRHVLGCVVHLTCSTVSPGHVRHGNGRRLILGEPAGGPSPRLEAVAALLERAGLQVERSDAIQRDIWFKLWGNMTMNPVSVLTGATCDRILDDPQVSAFCLAVMDEAKAIGARIGCPIAQSGEARCAVTRQLGVFKTSMLQDAEAGRGPLEIDALVASVREIGQHVGVPTPQIDALLGLVRLHAQTSGLY, encoded by the coding sequence ATGACACGCATCTGCATCGTGGGCGCCGGCGCGGTCGGCGGCTATCTGGGCGCCCGGTTGGCGCAGGCCGGCGAGGCCGTCAACGTACTGGCGCGCGGCGCCACGCTGCAGGCGCTGCAAAGCGTCGGCCTGTGCCTGACCGAAGATGGCGTCACGCAGACGCTGCTCGTCCATGCAACGGACGCTGCCACAGCGCTGGGCGTGCAGGACGTCGTGATCGTTGCGGTCAAGGCGCCGGCCCTGGAGAACGTGGCCGCCGGCATCGCGCCGCTGATTGGCCCCGACACCTGCGTGGTGGCGGCGATGAATGGGGTGCCGTGGTGGTTCTTCGAGCGCTCCGGTCCGCTGCAGGGCCTGCGCTTGCAGGCTGTCGATCCGCACGGCCGCATTGCACGGGCGATCCCGATCCGGCACGTGCTGGGCTGCGTGGTGCACCTGACGTGCTCCACCGTATCGCCTGGCCATGTCCGGCACGGTAACGGCCGGCGATTGATTCTCGGGGAACCGGCCGGTGGCCCTTCGCCGCGCCTGGAGGCGGTTGCCGCGTTGCTCGAGCGCGCGGGCCTTCAGGTCGAGCGCAGCGATGCGATCCAGCGCGACATCTGGTTCAAGCTGTGGGGCAACATGACCATGAACCCGGTCTCGGTGCTGACCGGCGCCACCTGCGACCGCATCCTCGACGACCCGCAGGTGTCGGCCTTCTGCCTGGCGGTGATGGACGAAGCCAAGGCGATCGGCGCGCGCATCGGCTGCCCGATCGCGCAGAGCGGCGAGGCGCGCTGCGCGGTGACCCGCCAACTGGGCGTCTTCAAGACCTCGATGCTGCAGGATGCCGAAGCCGGGCGCGGCCCGCTGGAGATCGATGCGCTGGTGGCCTCGGTGCGCGAGATCGGCCAGCACGTGGGCGTGCCGACCCCGCAGATCGACGCGTTGCTGGGCCTGGTGCGCCTGCACGCCCAGACCAGCGGACTCTACTGA
- the minC gene encoding septum site-determining protein MinC, with protein MSQKKAPLFEIRSGTVDALLLSPRTADMDALAAELTRRFADTPEFFSNDVIAIDVRRLAADERLPIDRLVETLTGLRARAIGVVASPEQAEWAQAYGLPLLDSHGRRPRGERSEEAAEAVPAAAEPAPAPAASPAPPVEAVAMQPGTMIIEKPLRSGQRVYARGDLVVLDLVSDGAEVIAEGNIYVYASLRGRALAGVKGNLDARIFCTCLEPQLISIAGIYRTGETPWPEAFASKPAQIRLSENTLVLEPLRMK; from the coding sequence ATGTCCCAGAAGAAAGCGCCGCTGTTCGAGATCCGCAGTGGCACCGTCGATGCCCTGCTGCTGTCGCCGCGCACTGCAGACATGGATGCCCTGGCCGCCGAGCTCACGCGGCGCTTTGCCGACACGCCGGAGTTTTTCTCCAACGACGTGATCGCCATCGACGTGCGCCGCCTGGCCGCCGACGAACGCCTGCCCATCGACCGTCTGGTGGAGACCCTGACCGGGCTGCGCGCCCGCGCCATCGGCGTGGTGGCGAGCCCCGAGCAGGCTGAATGGGCCCAGGCCTACGGTCTGCCGCTGCTGGACAGCCACGGCCGCCGTCCGCGCGGCGAGCGCAGCGAGGAGGCCGCCGAGGCGGTGCCCGCTGCCGCCGAGCCCGCCCCGGCGCCCGCCGCATCGCCCGCTCCGCCGGTCGAAGCCGTGGCCATGCAGCCCGGCACGATGATCATCGAGAAGCCCCTGCGCTCCGGCCAGCGCGTCTATGCGCGCGGCGACCTGGTCGTGCTCGACTTGGTGAGCGACGGCGCCGAGGTGATCGCCGAGGGCAACATCTACGTGTATGCCTCGCTGCGCGGCCGTGCGCTGGCGGGCGTGAAGGGCAATCTGGACGCGCGCATCTTCTGCACGTGCCTGGAGCCCCAGCTGATTTCCATCGCCGGCATCTACCGCACCGGCGAAACCCCGTGGCCGGAAGCGTTCGCGAGCAAGCCCGCGCAGATCCGGCTGTCGGAGAACACGCTGGTTCTCGAACCGTTGCGGATGAAATGA
- the minE gene encoding cell division topological specificity factor MinE, whose translation MSILSFLLGEKKKTASVAKERLQIILAHERSSHSAPADYLPALQRELVAVISKYVKIGNDDIKVNLERQDNLEVLEVKIEIPQA comes from the coding sequence ATGTCGATCCTGTCTTTCCTGCTGGGCGAGAAGAAGAAGACCGCGAGCGTCGCCAAGGAACGCCTGCAGATCATCCTCGCCCACGAACGGTCTTCGCACAGTGCGCCGGCTGACTACCTGCCCGCGCTGCAGCGCGAGCTGGTGGCGGTCATCTCCAAGTACGTGAAGATCGGCAACGACGACATCAAGGTCAACCTCGAGCGCCAGGACAACCTGGAGGTGCTGGAGGTCAAGATCGAGATTCCGCAGGCCTGA
- a CDS encoding DUF2272 domain-containing protein, translating to MSRPFPRIPRIACSLLLMAPLVWFAGCTTPPARPQAEPLPDNEVVATRPGATPRERMIEIALTEWDRWGRQEVRVGRDDTYCVTGGGFPDQPPGRWLVLGEPAASPSDDDAGSGSDMPADKPHATVLGTAPTALTAPATCLRYPDGSGGEATARGCMLAKRYWAIVGKEPTCQQLTTGGWAWSAVFISWIMRKAGLQNDQFLTGATHAEYVTDARDHLLRHAAFTLERTPTVPRPGDLICSARGADRFMSDPAEIRSGMTPMHCDLVVEVDPLRHEVKSIGGNVQQSASMSITELNDANQLDPYTNSVMQWFVILRNQLP from the coding sequence ATGTCTCGCCCGTTTCCGCGCATCCCGCGCATCGCCTGTTCCCTGCTGTTGATGGCTCCGCTGGTCTGGTTCGCCGGCTGTACCACGCCGCCCGCGCGTCCGCAGGCCGAGCCGTTGCCCGACAATGAAGTGGTTGCCACGCGCCCCGGCGCGACACCGCGCGAGCGGATGATCGAGATCGCGCTGACGGAATGGGACCGCTGGGGACGCCAGGAGGTGCGCGTCGGCCGCGATGACACCTACTGCGTCACGGGAGGCGGCTTCCCCGATCAGCCGCCCGGCCGGTGGCTGGTGCTAGGCGAACCCGCGGCTTCGCCTAGCGACGACGATGCCGGCAGCGGCAGCGACATGCCCGCTGACAAGCCGCATGCAACCGTGCTCGGCACCGCCCCCACCGCCCTCACAGCGCCCGCCACCTGCCTGCGCTACCCCGATGGCTCCGGCGGCGAAGCCACCGCGCGCGGCTGCATGCTGGCCAAGCGATACTGGGCCATCGTCGGCAAGGAGCCGACCTGCCAGCAACTGACAACGGGAGGATGGGCCTGGTCGGCCGTGTTCATCTCCTGGATCATGCGCAAGGCCGGCCTGCAGAATGATCAGTTCCTGACCGGCGCCACCCACGCCGAATACGTGACCGACGCGCGCGACCACCTGCTCAGGCATGCCGCATTTACGCTCGAGCGCACGCCGACCGTGCCGCGTCCGGGCGACCTGATCTGCTCCGCGCGCGGGGCCGACCGTTTCATGTCGGATCCGGCCGAGATCCGTTCGGGCATGACGCCCATGCATTGCGACCTCGTGGTCGAGGTCGATCCGCTGCGGCACGAGGTCAAGTCGATTGGCGGCAACGTGCAGCAATCAGCATCGATGAGCATCACCGAGCTCAACGACGCCAACCAGCTCGACCCCTACACGAACTCGGTGATGCAGTGGTTCGTGATCCTGCGCAACCAACTGCCCTGA
- a CDS encoding CoA transferase — MSSPPLADRVGHPTAVTTPTLTPTQALARLWRMLGQPDEALSRVALTGTEPALPSSFAVGTLAQSAIAAAALGAAQVDTLRTGRRQSVSVDMHHAALEFRSERYFRVGGQLPPDPWDKIAGLYCCGDGRWVRLHTNFPHHRDGVLRLLDCAHDREAVARALAGWQALAFEDAAAEAGLVVSAARTFDEWDRHPQGMAVAGLPPITLERIGDAPPEPLPPHGEGRPLSGVRVLDLTRVIAGPVCGRTLAAHGAEVLLVTAPHLPSIPPLVIDTGRGKRSARLDLRDPADADRLRALLRDADLFVQGYRPGGLAALQFGPQQAAALRPGIVYVSLSAYGHAGPWADRRGFDSLVQTASGFNLAEAEAAGEARPRPLPAQALDHAAGYLMAAGAMAALARRLTEGGSWHVRVSLAQTAHWLRGLGRLDHGLGAADPRYEDIGPWLETAVSGFGPLTALRHAGQLSDTPPRWTLPAVPLGTHAAVWPSLR; from the coding sequence ATGTCCTCCCCGCCGCTTGCCGATCGCGTCGGCCATCCCACCGCTGTAACGACCCCGACCCTGACCCCGACGCAGGCCCTGGCCCGCCTCTGGCGCATGCTGGGGCAGCCGGACGAGGCGCTGTCGCGCGTGGCGCTGACAGGCACGGAGCCGGCGCTGCCCTCCTCGTTCGCGGTCGGCACGCTGGCGCAAAGCGCGATCGCAGCGGCGGCGCTCGGTGCGGCCCAGGTCGATACGCTGCGTACCGGCCGGCGCCAGTCCGTCTCGGTGGACATGCATCACGCCGCGCTCGAATTCCGCTCGGAGCGCTATTTCCGCGTGGGCGGCCAACTGCCGCCCGACCCCTGGGACAAGATCGCCGGCCTCTACTGCTGCGGCGATGGCCGCTGGGTGCGCCTGCATACCAACTTCCCGCATCACCGTGACGGTGTGCTGCGCCTGCTGGACTGCGCGCACGATCGCGAGGCCGTGGCGCGCGCGCTGGCCGGCTGGCAGGCCCTGGCCTTCGAGGATGCCGCCGCCGAGGCCGGGCTGGTGGTGAGCGCCGCGCGCACCTTCGACGAATGGGACCGGCACCCGCAGGGCATGGCCGTGGCCGGCCTGCCGCCGATCACCCTCGAGCGCATCGGCGATGCCCCGCCCGAGCCGCTGCCGCCGCATGGCGAAGGGCGTCCGCTGTCGGGCGTGCGCGTGCTGGACCTGACGCGGGTGATTGCCGGTCCGGTCTGCGGCCGCACGCTGGCCGCGCACGGCGCCGAGGTGCTGCTCGTCACCGCGCCGCATCTGCCGTCGATTCCGCCGCTGGTGATCGACACCGGGCGCGGCAAGCGCTCGGCCCGGCTCGACCTGCGCGATCCTGCCGACGCCGATCGCCTGCGCGCCCTGCTGCGCGATGCCGACCTCTTCGTCCAGGGCTATCGGCCGGGCGGCCTGGCGGCGCTGCAGTTCGGGCCGCAGCAGGCGGCGGCGCTGCGGCCGGGCATCGTCTATGTGAGCCTGTCGGCGTACGGGCATGCCGGCCCGTGGGCCGATCGGCGCGGTTTCGACTCGCTGGTGCAGACCGCCAGCGGCTTCAACTTGGCCGAAGCCGAGGCCGCCGGCGAGGCCCGGCCGCGTCCGCTGCCCGCGCAGGCGCTCGACCATGCCGCCGGCTACCTGATGGCCGCCGGCGCGATGGCGGCACTGGCCCGCCGCCTCACCGAAGGCGGCAGCTGGCATGTGCGCGTGTCGCTGGCGCAGACGGCGCACTGGCTGCGCGGCCTGGGCCGGCTCGACCATGGCCTGGGCGCGGCGGACCCGCGCTATGAGGACATCGGCCCATGGCTGGAGACCGCCGTCTCCGGCTTTGGGCCGCTGACCGCGCTGCGCCATGCGGGGCAGCTTTCCGATACGCCGCCGCGCTGGACGCTGCCCGCCGTGCCCCTGGGGACGCACGCCGCGGTCTGGCCGTCGCTGCGCTGA
- a CDS encoding tetratricopeptide repeat protein, whose amino-acid sequence MSSFRSAWAGAPAGIAVARTGQSVPLLSAAAALAVTMTVGGWLSGARHASAIDATQIESWRAMVAQAMEPQALRQLRQLARDGSMPARTALGEALLDSRDGSLRHEGVRWLEAAAQPADGAPGDARAQLALGKALLLGTGGMARDDPRALHLLRQAADRGDAAAAYYLGLMYRSGYGTAINTTLAAHWFDAAARHGIPAAMFMLANAYRDGDGVPRDEARALALYEQAAEHELPEAVQALAMAYQNGELGLARDDAAFRKQWLDTAHALKHPALAP is encoded by the coding sequence ATGTCTTCGTTTCGTTCCGCATGGGCCGGTGCGCCGGCCGGGATCGCGGTGGCGCGCACCGGCCAGTCGGTGCCGCTGCTGAGCGCCGCTGCCGCGCTGGCCGTGACAATGACGGTGGGCGGCTGGCTGTCCGGCGCGCGCCACGCCTCGGCCATCGATGCCACGCAGATCGAGAGCTGGCGCGCCATGGTCGCGCAGGCGATGGAGCCGCAGGCGCTGCGCCAGTTGCGCCAGCTCGCGCGCGACGGTTCGATGCCGGCGCGGACCGCGCTGGGCGAAGCACTGCTGGACAGCCGCGATGGGTCGCTGCGCCATGAAGGCGTGCGCTGGCTGGAAGCCGCCGCGCAGCCGGCCGACGGCGCACCGGGCGACGCGCGGGCGCAGCTTGCGCTGGGCAAGGCGCTGCTGCTCGGCACCGGCGGCATGGCGCGCGATGACCCGCGCGCGCTGCATCTGCTGCGCCAGGCCGCCGACCGCGGCGATGCGGCCGCCGCGTACTACCTCGGCCTGATGTATCGCAGCGGCTATGGCACCGCGATCAACACGACGCTGGCCGCGCACTGGTTCGACGCTGCCGCGCGCCATGGCATTCCGGCCGCGATGTTCATGCTGGCCAACGCTTACCGCGACGGCGACGGCGTGCCGCGCGATGAAGCGCGCGCGCTGGCGCTGTACGAGCAGGCCGCCGAACACGAACTGCCGGAAGCCGTGCAAGCGCTGGCGATGGCCTACCAGAACGGCGAGCTCGGTCTCGCGCGCGACGATGCCGCCTTCCGCAAGCAGTGGCTCGACACCGCGCACGCACTGAAGCACCCGGCGCTGGCGCCGTAG
- a CDS encoding ABC transporter permease has translation MQQHDNETTIRGPFGVSFGNLLTAPPNRFDLALLPIILAAIVLVAYAARQMNVPYTPGEPLSVSLDVVQLPYYLLRTSIRMLLALGASLLFSFAFAAIASRNRTAEKVMVPALDILQSIPVLGFLSITVTGFIALFPGSLVGVECAAIFAIFTSQAWNMAFSLYQSFRTIPTDLEEAATVFRLSKWQRFWRLEVPFAMPGLLWNMMMSMSGGWFFVVASEAISVSGHDIKLPGIGSYISLAIQQQNLHAIGWAIVAMLIGILLYDQLLFRPLIAWADRFRFDAMSSEREPQSWLLDLLRRSEWVKSLLERTAALAERTLAWGAERTRPKASGSNGFVRLPWAGRVADLIILLAALAAVWHILQFVRSEVGWGEVGRVVWLGVLTMTRVLVLIALAALIWVPIGIRIGLNPNVARIAQPVAQFLAAFPANLMFPLVVMLIARFSLNPEIWLSPLMIFGTQWYILFNVIAGASSIPVELRLAARNFGLRGWLKWKRFLVPAVFPSLLTGLVTAAGGSWNASIVSEYVSWGDRTLVATGLGSYIAEMTAKGDFPRIALGIGVMSLFVVGFNRLLWNRLYEVAQERTRL, from the coding sequence ATGCAGCAACACGACAACGAAACGACCATCCGGGGACCCTTCGGCGTCAGCTTCGGCAACCTGCTGACCGCGCCGCCCAACCGCTTCGACCTGGCACTGCTGCCGATCATCCTGGCGGCCATCGTGCTGGTGGCCTACGCGGCCCGGCAGATGAACGTGCCCTACACCCCGGGCGAGCCGCTGAGCGTGAGCCTGGACGTGGTCCAGCTCCCGTACTACCTGCTGCGCACCAGCATCCGCATGCTGCTGGCGCTGGGTGCTTCGCTGCTGTTCTCGTTCGCCTTTGCCGCCATCGCCTCCAGGAACCGCACCGCCGAGAAGGTGATGGTGCCGGCGCTGGATATCCTGCAGTCCATCCCCGTGCTGGGCTTCCTGTCGATCACGGTCACGGGCTTCATTGCGCTGTTCCCCGGCAGCCTGGTGGGCGTGGAGTGCGCGGCGATCTTCGCGATCTTCACCTCGCAGGCGTGGAACATGGCGTTCTCGCTGTATCAGTCGTTCCGCACCATTCCGACCGACCTGGAAGAGGCGGCCACGGTGTTCCGCCTGTCCAAGTGGCAGCGCTTCTGGCGCCTGGAGGTGCCGTTCGCCATGCCGGGCCTGCTGTGGAACATGATGATGTCGATGTCGGGCGGCTGGTTCTTCGTGGTGGCGTCCGAGGCGATTTCGGTGTCGGGCCATGACATCAAGCTGCCGGGCATCGGTTCGTACATCTCGCTGGCGATCCAGCAGCAGAACCTGCACGCCATCGGCTGGGCCATCGTCGCCATGCTGATCGGCATCCTGCTGTACGACCAGCTGCTGTTCCGCCCGCTGATTGCCTGGGCAGACCGCTTCCGCTTCGATGCCATGTCGTCCGAGCGCGAGCCGCAGTCCTGGCTGCTGGACCTGCTGCGCCGCTCGGAATGGGTCAAGTCGCTGCTCGAGCGCACCGCCGCGCTGGCCGAGCGCACGCTGGCCTGGGGCGCCGAGCGCACGCGGCCCAAGGCCTCCGGCAGCAATGGCTTCGTGCGCCTGCCGTGGGCGGGGCGCGTGGCCGACCTCATCATTCTGCTGGCGGCCCTGGCGGCGGTCTGGCATATCCTGCAGTTCGTGCGCTCGGAGGTGGGCTGGGGCGAAGTCGGCCGCGTGGTCTGGCTGGGCGTGCTGACCATGACGCGCGTGCTGGTGCTGATCGCGCTGGCCGCGCTGATCTGGGTGCCGATCGGCATCCGCATCGGCCTGAACCCGAACGTGGCGCGCATCGCGCAGCCGGTGGCGCAGTTCCTGGCGGCCTTCCCGGCCAACCTGATGTTCCCGCTGGTGGTGATGCTGATCGCGCGCTTCTCGCTCAACCCCGAGATCTGGCTGTCGCCGCTGATGATTTTCGGGACGCAGTGGTACATCCTGTTCAATGTGATTGCCGGCGCGTCGAGCATCCCGGTCGAGCTGCGGCTGGCCGCGCGCAACTTCGGTCTGCGCGGCTGGCTGAAGTGGAAGCGCTTCCTGGTGCCGGCGGTGTTCCCCAGCCTGCTGACCGGCCTGGTGACGGCCGCGGGCGGCTCGTGGAACGCCAGCATCGTCTCCGAATACGTGTCGTGGGGCGACCGCACGCTGGTCGCCACCGGCCTCGGCAGCTACATCGCCGAGATGACCGCCAAGGGCGATTTCCCGCGCATCGCCCTGGGCATCGGCGTGATGAGCCTGTTCGTGGTCGGCTTCAACCGGCTGCTGTGGAACCGGCTGTACGAAGTGGCGCAAGAGCGCACCCGCCTGTAA
- the minD gene encoding septum site-determining protein MinD: MTKIIVVTSGKGGVGKTTTSAAFSAGLALRGHKTAVIDFDVGLRNLDLIMGCERRVVYDLINVIHGEANLNQALIKDKKCENLFILPASQTRDKDALTREGVEKVISGLTDMGFEYIVCDSPAGIESGALMAMYFADEAIVVTNPEVSSVRDSDRILGILSSKSRRAIEGKEPIQEHLLLTRYNPKRVSEGEMLSLTDVQEILRIKLIGVIPESEAVLQASNQGIPAIHLDGTDVAAAYADVIDRFLGKEKPLRYVEYSKPGFLQRLFGGK, from the coding sequence ATGACCAAGATCATCGTAGTCACCTCCGGCAAGGGCGGTGTCGGCAAGACGACCACTAGCGCGGCCTTCTCCGCCGGCCTTGCGTTGCGCGGCCACAAGACCGCCGTGATCGACTTCGACGTCGGCCTGCGCAACCTCGACCTCATCATGGGCTGCGAGCGTCGCGTGGTGTACGACCTGATCAACGTGATCCACGGCGAGGCCAACCTGAACCAGGCGCTGATCAAGGACAAGAAGTGCGAGAACCTGTTCATCCTGCCGGCCTCGCAAACGCGCGACAAGGATGCGCTCACGCGTGAAGGCGTCGAGAAGGTCATCAGCGGCCTGACCGACATGGGCTTCGAATACATCGTCTGCGATTCGCCGGCCGGCATCGAATCGGGCGCACTGATGGCGATGTACTTCGCCGACGAGGCCATCGTCGTGACCAACCCGGAAGTCTCGTCGGTGCGCGACTCCGACCGCATCCTGGGCATCCTGTCGTCCAAATCGCGCCGCGCCATCGAGGGCAAGGAGCCGATCCAGGAGCACCTGCTGCTCACGCGCTACAACCCCAAGCGCGTGTCCGAGGGCGAGATGCTGTCGCTGACCGACGTGCAGGAGATCCTGCGCATCAAGCTGATCGGCGTGATTCCGGAGTCGGAAGCCGTGCTGCAGGCGTCCAACCAGGGCATCCCGGCCATCCACCTGGACGGCACCGACGTGGCCGCCGCCTATGCCGACGTGATCGACCGCTTCCTGGGCAAGGAAAAGCCGCTGCGCTACGTTGAGTACAGCAAGCCGGGCTTCCTGCAGCGCCTGTTCGGCGGCAAATAA
- a CDS encoding AVRPPHE avirulence protein: MPPVLPSIFRCFRPTVSRPEAETTAPSSSRGTDQPGSPERSPRRAPAALQGLTPRAGSSRRQALPEPPETPAEPAHFLTDGERQFGGYLMARDVDQRPVQGEPLDALRDANETLLQARRILKHGRGNVRVDIDATNGLSTHIAQGGRSIQESMWRAHPKPVVWAAIAMVAGAGNCGEHADLATFLHAAKLKDGEAVDNVHVDDFDHFWAVVHRGAEPDPERDVFIDPWGKGSALFAVDGAMTYHPGERTTKFGYDKASGEEAHADMEMLGTVLATRMRGGIGETMRQLGPDYRYPPDKVWGVTPIVARAFTDRVKAEMSKPADLDKLAVPPDCATPSSVEPPVTNERLMQPLRHEIHATRIARTLGAHSVDTMTHAAPRIVQVASDLQKYPIEPHPLQAQKDADEIAAAEQRRARRAALGKDTPPEAERESAPPPLSAPETPA, translated from the coding sequence ATGCCGCCCGTCCTGCCGTCGATCTTCAGGTGCTTCCGCCCGACCGTCTCGCGCCCGGAGGCAGAAACAACGGCCCCGTCGTCGTCCCGGGGGACCGACCAGCCGGGCTCGCCGGAGCGCAGCCCCCGCCGGGCGCCGGCTGCCCTGCAAGGCTTGACGCCACGGGCCGGCTCCTCGCGCCGGCAAGCGCTACCCGAGCCGCCCGAGACACCAGCCGAACCGGCGCACTTCCTGACGGATGGCGAACGCCAGTTCGGCGGCTATCTGATGGCCCGGGATGTCGACCAGCGTCCCGTCCAAGGTGAACCGCTGGACGCATTGCGCGACGCCAACGAAACGCTGCTGCAAGCCCGCCGGATACTGAAGCACGGGCGCGGCAATGTGCGAGTCGATATCGATGCCACCAATGGATTGAGCACGCACATTGCGCAGGGTGGCCGCTCCATCCAGGAATCCATGTGGCGTGCCCATCCCAAGCCTGTCGTGTGGGCCGCCATCGCGATGGTGGCTGGGGCAGGGAACTGCGGCGAACACGCCGATCTGGCCACCTTCCTCCACGCCGCGAAACTGAAGGATGGGGAAGCGGTCGACAACGTCCATGTCGACGATTTCGACCACTTCTGGGCCGTCGTGCACCGTGGTGCCGAACCGGATCCGGAGCGCGACGTCTTCATCGATCCGTGGGGCAAGGGGTCTGCGCTCTTTGCGGTGGACGGTGCGATGACCTACCACCCCGGGGAACGGACCACGAAATTCGGCTACGACAAGGCTTCCGGCGAGGAAGCCCACGCCGACATGGAAATGCTGGGGACCGTGCTGGCGACACGGATGCGCGGCGGTATCGGCGAGACCATGCGCCAGCTCGGCCCGGACTATCGCTACCCGCCCGATAAGGTCTGGGGGGTGACGCCCATCGTAGCGCGAGCCTTCACGGATCGCGTCAAAGCGGAAATGTCGAAGCCGGCCGACCTGGACAAGCTCGCAGTGCCCCCGGACTGTGCCACCCCGTCCTCCGTCGAACCGCCGGTCACCAACGAGCGCCTGATGCAACCGCTGCGGCACGAGATCCACGCCACGCGCATCGCCAGAACGCTCGGCGCGCACAGCGTCGACACCATGACGCATGCTGCCCCGCGCATCGTCCAGGTCGCATCCGATCTGCAGAAGTACCCGATCGAACCGCATCCGCTGCAGGCCCAGAAAGACGCCGACGAGATCGCCGCCGCTGAACAGCGCCGTGCCCGCCGGGCCGCGCTGGGCAAAGACACGCCCCCCGAAGCGGAAAGGGAAAGCGCCCCGCCGCCGCTCAGCGCGCCTGAGACTCCAGCGTAA
- a CDS encoding 23S rRNA (adenine(2030)-N(6))-methyltransferase RlmJ has protein sequence MLSYRHAFHAGNHADVLKHAIVVQLLDHLTQKDKAFWYIDTHAGAGLYALDHAWAKKKAEFETGIDRLWHAVAAGQTLPPLLDAYLDQVRSLNPDGRLKHYPGSPWLAWQMVRDHDRLRLFELHSSEIQVLSNNFRGAGRKVMLYDGDGFGGIKAILPPPPRRALVLIDPSFEDKQDYAYTVQTLQDSLQRFATGTYAIWYPQVQRRESAQLPARLKQLGLSDWLHVTLTVKRPVEGGLGLHGSGMFIVNPPWTLKAQLQDAMPTLVRLLGQDDGAGFTLESQAR, from the coding sequence ATGCTCAGCTACCGACACGCCTTCCACGCCGGCAACCATGCCGACGTTCTCAAGCACGCCATCGTGGTGCAGCTGCTCGATCACCTGACGCAGAAGGACAAGGCGTTCTGGTACATCGACACGCATGCCGGGGCCGGGCTCTACGCGCTCGATCACGCCTGGGCGAAGAAGAAGGCCGAGTTCGAGACCGGCATCGACCGCCTGTGGCATGCCGTGGCCGCCGGCCAGACGCTGCCGCCGCTGCTCGATGCCTACCTGGACCAGGTGCGCTCGCTGAACCCGGACGGACGGCTCAAGCACTACCCCGGCTCGCCCTGGCTGGCATGGCAGATGGTGCGCGACCATGACCGCCTGCGCTTGTTCGAGCTGCACAGCTCGGAGATCCAGGTGCTGAGCAACAACTTCCGCGGCGCCGGCCGCAAGGTCATGCTCTATGACGGCGACGGCTTCGGCGGCATCAAGGCCATCCTGCCGCCTCCGCCCCGGCGCGCGCTGGTGCTGATCGACCCGTCCTTCGAAGACAAGCAGGACTACGCCTACACCGTGCAGACCCTGCAGGACAGCCTGCAGCGCTTTGCCACCGGCACGTATGCGATCTGGTATCCGCAGGTGCAGCGGCGCGAATCGGCGCAGCTGCCGGCGCGGCTCAAGCAGCTGGGCCTGTCCGATTGGCTCCACGTCACGCTGACGGTCAAGCGCCCGGTCGAAGGCGGCCTCGGCCTGCACGGCAGCGGCATGTTCATCGTCAACCCGCCGTGGACGCTCAAGGCGCAGCTGCAGGACGCCATGCCGACGCTGGTGCGGCTGCTCGGTCAGGACGACGGGGCGGGCTTTACGCTGGAGTCTCAGGCGCGCTGA
- a CDS encoding acylphosphatase, producing MSQTLRVIVTVQGRVQGVGYRAACANMARALGLRGWVRNRRDGAVEAFLAGPEPNVLRMQAWMEEGPDMALVTQLRTAPGDAEPLPPGFEVRPTM from the coding sequence ATGTCCCAGACCCTCCGTGTGATCGTTACCGTACAAGGCCGCGTGCAGGGCGTCGGCTACCGCGCCGCCTGCGCCAACATGGCGCGCGCCCTGGGGCTGCGCGGCTGGGTACGCAACCGCCGCGACGGCGCGGTCGAAGCCTTCCTCGCCGGCCCCGAGCCGAACGTGCTGCGCATGCAAGCGTGGATGGAGGAGGGGCCCGACATGGCCCTGGTGACCCAGCTGCGGACCGCCCCGGGCGACGCAGAACCGCTGCCGCCGGGGTTCGAGGTCAGGCCGACGATGTAA
- a CDS encoding HU family DNA-binding protein, with amino-acid sequence MTKTELIDAIASGVDGLTKAKAEQALNVTLQAIMESVGGGDTVSLIGFGTFSQGERAERMARNPRTGEEIKVEAAKTVKFKAGQKFKDAVNA; translated from the coding sequence ATGACGAAAACCGAACTGATCGACGCCATCGCCAGCGGCGTAGACGGTCTGACCAAAGCCAAGGCAGAACAGGCACTGAACGTGACGCTGCAGGCCATCATGGAATCCGTTGGCGGCGGCGATACGGTCAGCCTGATCGGCTTTGGCACCTTCAGCCAGGGCGAGCGCGCCGAGCGCATGGCGCGCAACCCGCGTACCGGCGAAGAAATCAAGGTGGAAGCCGCCAAGACCGTCAAGTTCAAGGCCGGTCAGAAGTTCAAGGACGCCGTCAACGCCTGA